The genomic DNA CATCCACGGCCGTGGGACGAGCTGGGGGTTAGTCTCGTCCGTCCTGGGCAGTGCCGGGTACGTACCAGCGTGGAAACCACGCATACCGCTAGCCAGCACGCGCATGTAGGCCTGGCTCGGCACTTGCTTGTTCAGCCCGACAAGAGAACGCATCGACATTTTCCTAGGTTCTGCCGTAGCGCGATGTAGGATGGAGCGGACTTCACCCTTtgccggcgcgcctgcgatTGGATttcggcgtgcgctgatTGGCCGGCGGGGAGAAACAGGGAACGGGCAGCCTAGTAGGTCCTCCACTCCCAACCGGTCTCCGAAATGATCCGACAGCGCCGCCATGCGGGGGGCGCGTgggccgcgcacgacgcgtcAAGGCCTGCGATGCACGCGCGCAATAGACATACGAGAGAGTAGGTATGGGTATAGACTATATATGAATTCGTGATACGCTCTCACGACAACACATTTTTGGGGTTGGGAGGGGGGGAGCAGGACGATGAGCTTACTCGACTTCTTCGTGGGGACGCTTCACCGGCTCGTCCTGGAACAGGAAGTTGCAGTAGCAGCACACGTAGAACAGGATCATCTTGTTAAAGGTGCGCTTGCTCTGATCCTGGAACATGACAGCCTCCTGGTGACCGCAGCTGGGGCAGGTAAGGTCGTgcgtccggcgcagcgtcggaTCCGTCATCAGCTCGTCAATCACACCCGGCTGCTCCTTGGAAATATTCTTGAGATCGTTCCTAAAGACCAAGGGCGaggccgcctcggtgcggTAGGGGCAGTTGCGGCAGGCGTACATCAGGACGTGATTCGTCCGATCCGCCTCGGGATACAGCAGATTGTTGCACTCGGCGCAAAAGTGCAAAGACGCCATCGTGTAGTAGCTATTCTAGGGGCTCGCCCAGTGTCTGTGCCCCTACTCGATCCCAGGCGCCACGGCAAGGGAGAATGGGCAGAGTGCAATCCtccgcgcgccgtcggcggcctgcgACCAGAAGAGTCACGTGCGTCTACGGCGCGGCATCGTGGCTACTTAGCGGAAGCGGTGGatctcctcgcgctcgcggccgcgcatcCAGTCGGGCTCGGTGCCCTCGACGCTGAGGTTAGTTTCATAGTGAGCACGTACTAGATATCCTTGAAAAGCGTGTCGACTTCCGGCTCAGGGCTGTTCTTGGCCTCCTCGACGGCCTTGTCAACCTCCTCCTTGGCGGCCTTGTCGACCTTCTTCAGCTCGGACTCCTCGAGGATGCCCCACTCGAGGATCTGGGTCTTGAGGCCCTGGATGGGGTCCGAAGAGCTGCGCATCTTCTGGATCTCCTCACGCGTACGATAGGTCGTACCGGGGTCCGACAGCGAGTGGCCACCGTAGCGGTAGGTCACCAGCTCCATCAGCAGCGGGCCCTTGCCAGAGGTCGTGTATTCACGCGCGAACTCCGTGCCGCGCATCACCGCGAGCACGTCCATGGCATTCACTTGAATACCGGGAATCGCATCACCACGGGTGTAGAACTCGGTGTTCATCgagctgcgctcggcgctcgtACCCATGCCGTACTTGTTGTTCTCGCAGATGAACACACAGGGGAGCTTCCACAGCTGCGCCATGTTGAACGCCTCAAAGACCTGGCCCTGGTTCGAGGCACCGTCACCGTAGAGCGTGAACGTCGCGTGGTCCGACTTGTTGTACTTCTGCGCAAAGGCAAGACCGGCACCGAGCGGGACCTGCGCACCCACGATACCGTTACCACCGAAGAAGTTGGGGGTGTAAACGTGCATCGAGCCACCCTTGCCCTTCGACATACCATCGCCACGGCCCATCAGCTCGGCCAACATGCCCTTGATCGTACCGCCACGCTGCACCGCAAAGGTATGGCAGCGGTACGCAGTGATCAGGTTGTCATCGGGCTTGATCGCAGCCTCCATGCCGACCGCAACGGCTTCCTGTCGTTAGCACACTCGGGTAAGAGACTTACCTGGCCGATCGAAAGGTGGCAGAAACCACGGATAAGCTTGTGTTTGTACTGCTGGTCGGCAGCCACTTCCATGCGGCGCATCTTGACCATCTCGCTGTAGAGGTGCACAAGCTGCTCCTTGGTCACCTTGATCTCGTCGGTGGGCGCATCAATCTTGAAGCTCTTGAACGACTCGTCGCTCAGCTTCAGCACAAAGGGCTCCGAGTCCGACTTGGGGATCGATCCCTCGGGCTTTGCGCTGTCCGCGACAAGGTGCACACTGCGCGCACCTTGCACAGCCGTCCGCGGCGTGGCAAGCACACGCGGCAGGCGGGCCGATTGCTGGGGTTAGTCGTGTTCGCACAGGGCCTAGAGTACATACCAGCGCCGAGGGGCGTGCAATCCGGGTGGATAGCATGTTCAGAGAAAGCCGGCTCATTGCTGGTGTACACAGCAATTGCTACCAACTTGGTCAAGAGTCAGTGCACTTTTGggtcgcgctgcggtcCCCGTGCCGTTTTGCGGCCTGCGTAATTCCCACTCAGCCCTCCACACGAAGTTCCCCACGCGGCTTGTTGGGTGCGCCCCAACTATGGAACAACGGACTTGGGACACGCTAGGCGCGTGTGGGACGTGCAATTTTTTGTATTATGGGTATGTGCGAGATAGGTGTGTGGTAGGCGCACGGTAGGTGCGCAAGGTACGTGAGCTGCGATAAAGGGTTGGGTAGACGATACGCATGTCGCCTTGGGTGTCCGTTTGAGCAAGCTCGAGAGACGCCAAGGCGAGTTTCTATAGAATCCTTGTTGGGATACATCGTCTACAGTGTTTTATGCCTATGCATCAATGGGTCGGTCAGGCCCGATCTACGTGCTCCACCCCTCACCCCCCCGGCCTGGTTAGTACACGCCTCGTATCGGGTTTCTCTAGGCATCAGAAGATCGGGGATATAGGTAAATGGGCGAATTTTGAGCTGATTTGTCAACGGCTATCGCTTCGTGCATCGACATTTTTTGACCATGGTAGACCCGAAATCCGTCGGCCTCCCCGATGACCACTGGCGCCCCACGTACGAAGACATCCATGTCCTGATCCGCGATATCTCGAACAAAGTGCGCGACGAGTTCAACCCCGACCTAATGGtcgcgatcggcggcggcggttTCTTCCCTGCGCGCGTCCTGCGTACCTTCCTGAAGAAGaaggacgaggcgacgtCGAAGATGCGCAATGTTCCGATCCAGGCGATCGGCCTGAGCCTGTACGAGGAGGTGGCCGGTGTCTCGGAGGAGGCGATCGGCAAGGAGGTCGTCCGTACGCAGTGGCTCGACTCTggcagcagctcctcgtcgcaggGCGACAAGAAGGACGCtggcggcctgctcggcaagaATGTGCTTATTGTGGTACGTGGCATTAGCTTACCCCaggacgaggtcgacgactcgcgcacgacgctaCAGTAGGTGCTACGGACTAACTCAGCTATGCGTACCACGAGCTTTTGAAGGACGTCAAGGAGGCGTTTGCGTCGCTGACACCTGAGGAGCAGGCCAAGCTCCCCCCCACCCGGTTCGCCATCTTTGTTGTGCACAACAAGCTTGGCCCgaagcgtgccgagcttcCTGTCCTCGAGTCGGCTGCCGCGGAGAAGATCGAGAACGGCGTGAGCACCGGTGTGTACTACTACGCCGCCGAAACCACGCCGCCGGTCTGGATCGACTTCCCGTGGGAGCAGGTGGACATTGTGGAGCACaaccgcctcgccgcgatcgcccgcgagcacggcctcggTCCTCCTCATTAATGCTCCGTAGCGTCCACGTGACCAATTAGTTCCCAGTGTTGGGCAACGTTTGGGGGCGAGGCTCGTGCGCCCCCACGACATCATGGGTCTGTCTGCGAATCCTCTGAGCCTGCGGGAACAGCTTGCGTTCTACGGTGCATACCACACGAACAATGTGAATGTATTCATTCACATCATCTGTGTGCCTCTGATCTACATGTCGATTctgtcgctgctgctcaCTACCGGCTTCAGTCTCGACAATGtcgcgcgccagctgcCCCAGTTTGCGCAGACGCCACTCCATGAGTTGAGCACCTTTCTCGCAAAGCATGTGCCGAACAGCGTCTACCAACACCTCAACCTTGCCTCGTTTCTCAGCGTGGTTTACCTCGCCTActacgcggtgctcgatgTGGCGGCTGCGACGCTCCTCTCGCCTCTGTGGGCCGCCTACTACTTTGTGAGCTGGGCGCTGATCGAATACCACCCCAAGGGCCAGCAgattgcgctcggcgtcttCCTCTTTGGCTGGATCGCGCAGTTCTACGGCCACGGCGTGCACGAggggcgtgcgccggcgctcctggacaacttgctcggcgcgctggttCTTGCGCCACTCTTTGTCTTCTTGGAGGTGCTCTTCTTCTTCGGCTACCGCCCTGAGCTGCAAAAGTGGCTCAAGAACGAGACGGGGCGCCTCATCACTCAGTTCCGCACAGAGCAGGCTTccaagcagcgcgccgaggccgccaagTCCAAGTAGGTATATTAGCCCGTGTCAATAGTAACCAGTTCCACGAAACACGGCCACTCGCGCAGGATGTGGGGTGGAGACACGGGgacggtcgtcgcgccctCGGTGTACGACGTGAGCATGAGCGCCATGCCGCCGCtctgcacgacgccggcctTGAGAGGGAGGACAGAaatgcgcacctcggcatgCTCCGTGACGTGGGGAATCGCGCGGTACGCGGGGCCGAGCAGGCTCATGTTCAGCCACGTaccgtcggcggcgacgagcgcgaggtcgtacgtgcgctgagcgccgtcgagggCATGCACTGCGACGTGCACTGTcagctcggccgcggcctcaGCGACAAATGCttgcggcagcgcggcgaggtgcgcggtCGCAAACAGGCGGGGAAGACcatcgagcgcaggcgGAACGGGCATATTAACGCCGCGCTGAATCGGCCCAATTTTGAGCACGCCAGGCTCGGCAttcggcacgcgccagtgcgcgacgatcgtgccgagcggATGCACGACACTGACCAAGCGCTtgtcggccggcgcggcggcgagctgcgcgagcgtcgccttttccagcaccgcctcgctgctcggcgcgagcaCAAAGACGTACTGGCGCACGTCTTTCGGCTGCAAGTGCCGCGCGGTGCTTCCCGTAtccagcgcatcgacgaggtgccAGGTCCAGGCGTCGTTCGCCGGCTGCGtatcgaggcgcagctcctccaGGACCACCGGCCGGGGCGATACGTTGTGCACCTGCACCTGGATATACACACGCTCACGCACACGCACATCAGGGTGCATGGCCAGTGCGCGGCTGCGGACGCCTTGCGACGTGGTGTGCAATGCGATCGGAGGAGGCTGGACGGAGAATTTGTACAGTCTGGTGAGCATAGGCACGTACTTGGTCATCCAATgctcctcgccgctcgtcggcaagtcgcagcgcacgcgacaCACGAGCGCATGCTGCGCCATCGTCCCGATCtcgtggcgcgcgacgagggtgaggcgcgcacgcggcgcgagctcgaccacggccggcggcgcgctggcgtCGCTCTCTGGCGCGTACGACAGGACGTACTCAAGCGGATGCGAGGCGTCCGGGCCACCCGCCTGCATGTCCACCTGCAGGCGGACACCTTGGACCGGCGCGTCCGACTCGTTCGTCACACTTACCAACACGCTAAACGTCTCGCCGACAGCTGCGTTAGAAAAGACACGCACCGACCGTCCCAAACGACGAAGGGAGGACCAAGTGGTCCGTGTATGTcgcatcgcgcagcgtcggctcCGCCTCGGTAAAGACACGGTCGCTGCCGCGTGCATAGCTCGCCTGGACGGCGTCCCAGGCGGCTGGGTCGAACGCCTCGACGcccgacgctgcgccgagcgccgaccCCGACTCTTTGGATGTCTCGAATACCGGCACCGAACGCGCGGCAAGGACCGGCGCAGACATGCGCATTACCTTGAccacgagcggcggcggcggccccgCACTCGGCTCCATCGTGAGGCGTGTGGAGGTGACGGAGAAGACGatggcgctgcaggaggcggcgcgggcgatCGACGGGACGACGCcagcggcgcttgcggcgctcgccgcgggtcttgacgaggcgagcactgccgagcttgcggaTATGGCGatcgctgcggcgcgcttcgtcccggcgaccgacgcggcgacgcgcagcatggacctcgacgcggtccTTGCTCCGCCGGTACACGATGCGTGGTGCACACGCGAGGCAGCGCACGAGGCTCGGAGTACGTCAAAGTTCTAACGCAGTccttctcgagcgcatcccGGCGTGCGAAGACGTCGTCGCACACGTCCTCGAGACGTACATCCGGCCCATCTTTCGCAaggctgccgagcgcgcgcgtgtcCAGGCGAGTGGACGTGCCGTCCCAGGCGCACGGCATCCGGTTTGGGACGATGACGTCGAGACATGGGATGATGCGCAGATCGTCGGTGGCCACcccgcacgcggcgcgccgaatGTGCTCGCATGGTGCGTCGCTACGCTCGGCCGCACCGATGCCGGCGCGTGGGAGCGACTGTGGCCGCACCTTGTTCCCCCGATCATggtgctcctcgacgcgcctggcgcgcgtgcgaagctgctcggcgcgtgcgtcgcaggCAACCTATTGGACCCCCAGGCACCAGCGAGCGTCCCAGCCTCGCTCTTGCACCGCACtggcctcgcggcgctgctgggcgacgcgctcaccAGTGCGCTGCACCATATGACCGACGCCGAATACGGCGCACCGCTGCTTAGTGCCGCGatccgcgcacgccgcggcctcgcgaCGATATTGTACCCCGACGTGGACGCGACAGCCGACGCGTTTGACGCGCATGCACGCCTCTTTTCCGAaggcgtgctcgccgcgctaTCGTACTGTGCCCCAccctcggcctcggcacccgcgcagcgtgcatCACCCGGCACTGCActcggctcggcgcgcctgcagcaggcgctggccggcacggcggcgcggtgggcCCTTGTTCTGTGCACggacctcggcacgcccgtGCTGCGGTTCTGGAACGCGTATATGGACTGGGCGACTGGGTGGCTGTCGCAGGCCTTTGCCGGGTGCGAGTCGCTTGCGTGCCCcccccgccgcggcctttCCGAGGTGGTCACTGAGATCACCGAAGGCGAGCAAGGCGAGCAAGAGGtgatcgacgcgccggactgggcgacggccggcgcggtgcttgtcgcgagcgtcgaggcgtGCGTACGTAGCGCATGCACGCTCACGCACCTTGCAGCGCAGGCCGACCGTGAGCAGCAGAcggtcgcgacgctgcggctCCCTGCGCAGCTGCCCGGCCTCGCGGCATGGAGCGAGCAGCTGGTCTGTgcatcggcgcggtgcTATGTGCGCCTTTCCGAGCTCTCGTTAGATGCCAATGCGGCGGCTTCCGTGGCATCGCTCaaggatgcgctgcacgcgctgtgcaccgcgctcctcgctgCGGATCCTATATTGACTACGGTACGTCGActggctgacgcaggcgctcggcgcactccacagcgagccgcgcctgcggccgCTCTTTACCACGTGACACCTGATACCCTTAGTGGAACGCTCTTATGGTAGCCGacggagcgcaaggagcgcctggccctggccgtggccgtggccgtgggcgcgggcgcgggggCCGCGGgggcggccgtggcgggGGCCGTGGCGGCGAAGGTGCCAAAGGCCCTTCTGAAGCGGCACACGACACGGTGGCGCctgcggtgcgcgcgacgccgaccgttgcgccgctggccactcccgacgaggacgccgAGATTTGCTTTATCTGTGCCGAGCCCATCGCACTGTACTCGGTCCCTCCCTGCAACCACCGCATTTGCCATATTTGTTCGATgcggctgcgtgcgctgtgGAAGAAGCGCGACTGCACGTTTTGCAAAGGCGAGGCGACCAGCGTCATCTTTACGCCGAATGCCACGCGCGGCTATGGCGAGTTTACGCCTGATCAGCTGCCGTATGCTGACGAGAAGCTTTCGATTAGTTTTGAGCGCAAGCAGGACTATGACAACACCATCGCACTCCTGCGTTTCAACTGTCCGATCGAGCGATGCGAGGTGATGAGCGCCGGCTGGTCGGACCTCAAGACGCACGTCAAGCGCGACCACTCGCGCCTGCTGTGCGACCTCTGCATCAAGCACAAGAAGATTTTTTCGCACGAGCACGCGGTGTACACCGCCGCGTCACTCCAGGAGCACCTTTCGGCGGAGCATCGGTACTGCGAGTACTGCCGGCAGCACTTTTACAGTGACGACGAGCTGTGGGTGCACATGCGTGACCGCCACGAGCAGTGCCACATCTGCAAGGGCCGCAGCGAAGAGGAGCGCTGGCGCTACTACAAGGACTATCgcatgctcgagcagcacttCCAGAAGGAGCACTACCTGTGCCCTGCGCGCGAGTGCCTCGAGCAAAAGTTTGTTGTATTTGAGAACCAGATGGAGTTCCAGGTGCACCAGGTGCAGGAGCACGGCAAGACGCTCTCGAGCcgcgagaagcgcgacgcgctccgcgtcgacgccaACTTTCTGTACGAGAGCGAGCAGCCCgagccgagctcgtcgcgccgccgcaagaAAGGCAGAGAAGGCGTCTCGATCCAGACCGAGGaccccgcgccgagctcgtcgcgccgcgcgcagtTCGGCCACGCGCTcaccgagcccgaggcgcgcccGGAGCAGCAGCAGTCGGAAAAGTACTGGTCGACTGTCCTTACGGTGCTGAACGACTCGCAGATCAAGCTcacggcgtgccgcagcgcgctgcaggcctACCGCGCCTCGGAGCTGAGCGTGCACGATCTGCTGAAGACGGTGATGAACATCACCGGCGAGGGCACGCACTCGTTCGACGTCGGCACTACCGACCTCGTCATCCAGAGCCTCGCCGAGATTGTGCAGAACGgcgagaagcgcaaggagctcctcgacgctTGGGCCGACATCAAGGGGAAGCAGAACCGCTTCCCGACGCCGATGGAgtcgcacggcggcgccgtgcgccagctgAAGAACGCCGCCTCCGGCAACAACCGCGTGTGGGAGAAtgtggcgcgcgccgcgtcgaacgcaccgagcgtgcgcagccaGACGCACTTTCCCCAACTCGGCGCGAGCAACGCGTCGAGAGTCCCCGGCTCGGCTGCGCATACCTccagcgccacgcgccgcggccagaCCGCGTCCGCCACGCcgtggagcgcgccgcagccccGCGCACAAACCGCGCCTgtgcgcccgacgccgtTCTCGgtgtcggcgccgcgcgcgtggcgcgccgcgtgcgtcgctcggcgagagcCAGTTCCCGAGCCTGCCGACCAACGCGGGCGTCGCTCAGCGCCAGGCCGAAAAGCgccagctgctcggccacgccgcgcgtccgccgccgccgcgctcgtggggcgcaccggcggcgcctccgCTGAACTCGAGCGCATTCCCGTCGCTGAACGAGGTCTCTGgcacgctgccgcagcCCGGCCCGAGCACCGAGTCGGTGCCGGTGCAGGGGCCcggcaagcagcgccgcaagaaGGGGGTGCTGTTGTCGTCGGTGTCGTCGATGCATCATGTCTAGCTACATAGTACTGGTATCTTGCTCCTCCTCCGCCCTCCGCGTCTCGGGgttcggcacgccggcctGCGTCATGAGCGTAGAAAACTTTCCCCAGAGCTCGGCGATGGACTCGAAGCCCTTGCCGACCGAGATGTGCTCCTCCATCTTGCGGTTCGCCGCGTTGGTGTTGCCGATCACGGTTTCGAGACTCTGCATGAGACGCGCGACATACGCTTGTAATCTCGGCCAGCaaccgctcgcgctcgcgctcaaaGTACGTCGGCTGCTGCGTGTCGACATCCTACATGAGCCTAATCACCTACACTTGACACGGCCATGGTGCAACGCAACGCGTCAAACACGTGATTCCTTCGACGACGCGGGCGCGTAAAACTGGGTAAGTGGAGGTACGTACGCGGTTGCGGAACTCGGCGGGGTCGTCGCTGGCGCGGACGCGGCCCTTGGCGGCGTCTGGCGGCGCACGAAAGGCCGTGgggccggcgtcgtcgcgcttctgCATGGTAATCAGGCGGCGGCCCCACTTGCCAAAGTCCTGCAGGctgtgcgcgacgagcgcaaagtgcgcgtgctcggGAATCGTCGTCgcgacctcgtcctcgctcaTCGTCGGCAGCCAGAACACGAGGCGTCCGCCGGGCTTGAGGAGCGCAGATGAGTATTCGAGCAGGTCTGTAAGCAGCTCCGACAGGTGGTAGGGTTTCGTAGGGGGCAGGTAGTCGGGCAAGAcgtgcgacggcgtgccgtcggCCATGAGGTagggctcgtcgcgctggtgctcgacgttgcgccgcccgaggcgcttggcgccggcgcgtacTCCGTAGGGGGCTGGGTCAGGGGGTAGGGGTGTACGTACGGTCCGTGACGATTGCGTCAAAtaggccgccgccgccgccgttgCGGAACGGCAGGCGCCACGGCGCATTGGTCATGTCAAAGACTCCGGTGTCGAGGATGCGGCCCGTGAGGCCGTACTGCCGCGCGctgagcgcgacgccgcgcgcgccgtccttgTCCTGGCGGCCACGCAGCATGCGCCCATCAATGTCGCTGCCGAACGAGAACGCACCGAGCATCGAGCACGCATAGAGCATTGAGCCGGTACCTGCAAATGGGTCGTACACAAACTTGGACGGgcccgcgagcgccatgtTGGCCATCACGACACTCATCTCGCTCTCCATACTCGTATTGCCAATGTACTGGCGCTTTTTGAGACtgagctcgtcgatcaGGTCGCGCGCAGGCATGCACCCACTGCGGTCCTTGATCTTGCGCCCGAAAAAGAGCTGCACCAGCCGGGGGTCCTGGTCGCCCTGGGGATgcggctcgctgccggcatcgagcgcgcgcgcgtactCTTCAATGACGCCCCACGTAAGGTCCGACTTTTtgaggcgcgtcggcccGGCGAGGTCCATGTACCCAAACGCCTCGATGAGCGCaatgcggcgcgcatcgggGATCGCGGCGTTGAAGCCTTGCATGAGCGCCTTCCACGAAATGTCGGGCGACGAGTAGGGCAGCCACGGCTTCAGCTCGCGGttgcgcgcgtgcagctcTTCGTAGGTATCCGCACACACCCACAGCTCCCAGACGGCACGCAGGCacgagcaccgccgcagcagctcgcgcgcggcgtcgtccgagGGCAGGCGGCACAGGATAAaggggcggcgcacgtccacgCCGTCGTACGGGCCAAAGCGCGAGGGCGTCGGAACATACTCAAAGGGGATGCCGAGGTATGTCGCCGATGCCTCAAACTCGGGCAGCCGAAAGTCAGTGTGCGACTGCGCAAAGTGCAGGACGTACACCCGACTTTCTTCCATGATAAAAGAAGTGGAGGTGGATCACTCCACACGATGGCCTGGACGGCGCAGGGGGcaccgctgcgccgcggcatggTGTGGGCGCGTACGCtagcgacgcgcgcggcaaaGCCGCTAAGACAACTCGAGAGGCTGCAGAGCCTTGTACAGCAAGTATCGCGCACGAACGGCGTAGGCGAAAAACGCGCCATCCTCGCGTCGTTTGCCGATCTCGCCCCGATTCTCGAGCGGTACGTCGAGAAGGACTGACCCAGGCTGTATTTGCGCACGATGCGGTTCCACGTAACGTCGGGTGCACTGAGAAAGTACATGATGCGGGAGGACAAGGCGCAGACGCTTTCTGTCCCCGTCCCGCCCACGCTCGAGGGTCTGCTGGACCAGCTCGCTGCACGGACCGTGTCCGGCCACGACGCCAAGGACTTGATCTGTGCATTCCTCAAGAGGCACGGGATAATGGCGCATCACGATAAAGagacgcagcgtgcgccgacgtcgacgtcgcTCACCGTCCTGGACATCTTCTTTCGGTGCCTCGACCGGAATCTCCAAGCAGGCATTTCGCAGGCGACGCTACGCTCTGTGATGCATGCGGACGAATCGCAAGGAGCGGTGCAGCGCTTCTTGGCGGCGTTGAATTCTTCCGGAAACGTGTCCTCCTTCCCGATGGAAATGGCACTTGCACATATAGGCTCGCCGGCCAAGGTCGTGaagcgcatgcagcgctcggcatggtacgcctcgcgcaAGGTGGACGGCGTGCGATGCGTAACGGTCGTTTCGATAAACGCCAAATCCAAGCGTATCACCGACGTCTATACGCTCTCCCGCAGTGGGCGGCCGCTCGAGGCCTTGGCGCCGTTCCGTGCGCAGCTAGCCGAGGACCTGGGCGCGTATCcccgccttgcgcgcctggCGGGCGCCCCCGATGCGAACGGGCGTGCCCACCTTGTGCTTGACGGCGAACTGTGTGCACTGCAGCccgccggcgacgacggGCGTACGACGTCCTATGTCGAGGACTTTGCGCATACTCTCTCGGTCGTCCGGCGGCAGACGCccagcacgacgccgatcATCTACTTTCCTTTCGATTGCATGCCCCTCGAGGCGTTTGTGtgctggcgcacggcgctggaAAGAGGCACCGCCCCCCCTTTTTCCGAGCGCTATGCATCGCTCGAAGCGCTCGTCGCATGGagtctcgccgagcgccccgcgacgtgcctgcggcgcctggaacagtggcgcgtgcgcgacgccgcgtcgctcgatgcgctcgtcgaccgtgc from Malassezia japonica chromosome 1, complete sequence includes the following:
- the RPB9 gene encoding DNA-directed RNA polymerase II core subunit rpb9 (COG:K; EggNog:ENOG503P5CS; BUSCO:EOG092654O3), whose protein sequence is MASLHFCAECNNLLYPEADRTNHVLMYACRNCPYRTEAASPLVFRNDLKNISKEQPGVIDELMTDPTLRRTHDLTCPSCGHQEAVMFQDQSKRTFNKMILFYVCCYCNFLFQDEPVKRPHEEVE
- the PDA1 gene encoding pyruvate dehydrogenase (acetyl-transferring) (EggNog:ENOG503NUI6; BUSCO:EOG09262Q8D; COG:C), giving the protein MLSTRIARPSALQSARLPRVLATPRTAVQGARSVHLVADSAKPEGSIPKSDSEPFVLKLSDESFKSFKIDAPTDEIKVTKEQLVHLYSEMVKMRRMEVAADQQYKHKLIRGFCHLSIGQEAVAVGMEAAIKPDDNLITAYRCHTFAVQRGGTIKGMLAELMGRGDGMSKGKGGSMHVYTPNFFGGNGIVGAQVPLGAGLAFAQKYNKSDHATFTLYGDGASNQGQVFEAFNMAQLWKLPCVFICENNKYGMGTSAERSSMNTEFYTRGDAIPGIQVNAMDVLAVMRGTEFAREYTTSGKGPLLMELVTYRYGGHSLSDPGTTYRTREEIQKMRSSSDPIQGLKTQILEWGILEESELKKVDKAAKEEVDKAVEEAKNSPEPEVDTLFKDI
- a CDS encoding uncharacterized protein (EggNog:ENOG503P10X; COG:F) — encoded protein: MVDPKSVGLPDDHWRPTYEDIHVLIRDISNKVRDEFNPDLMVAIGGGGFFPARVLRTFLKKKDEATSKMRNVPIQAIGLSLYEEVAGVSEEAIGKEVVRTQWLDSGSSSSSQGDKKDAGGLLGKNVLIVDEVDDSRTTLHYAYHELLKDVKEAFASLTPEEQAKLPPTRFAIFVVHNKLGPKRAELPVLESAAAEKIENGVSTGVYYYAAETTPPVWIDFPWEQVDIVEHNRLAAIAREHGLGPPH
- a CDS encoding uncharacterized protein (EggNog:ENOG503P19U; TransMembrane:5 (o27-52i82-99o105-126i135-153o165-186i); COG:S), yielding MGLSANPLSLREQLAFYGAYHTNNVNVFIHIICVPLIYMSILSLLLTTGFSLDNVARQLPQFAQTPLHELSTFLAKHVPNSVYQHLNLASFLSVVYLAYYAVLDVAAATLLSPLWAAYYFVSWALIEYHPKGQQIALGVFLFGWIAQFYGHGVHEGRAPALLDNLLGALVLAPLFVFLEVLFFFGYRPELQKWLKNETGRLITQFRTEQASKQRAEAAKSK
- a CDS encoding uncharacterized protein (EggNog:ENOG503NZEI; COG:S), with amino-acid sequence MEPSAGPPPPLVVKVMRMSAPVLAARSVPVFETSKESGSALGAASGVEAFDPAAWDAVQASYARGSDRVFTEAEPTLRDATYTDHLVLPSSFGTVAVGETFSVLVSVTNESDAPVQGVRLQVDMQAGGPDASHPLEYVLSYAPESDASAPPAVVELAPRARLTLVARHEIGTMAQHALVCRVRCDLPTSGEEHWMTKYVPMLTRLYKFSVQPPPIALHTTSQGVRSRALAMHPDVRVRERVYIQVQVHNVSPRPVVLEELRLDTQPANDAWTWHLVDALDTGSTARHLQPKDVRQYVFVLAPSSEAVLEKATLAQLAAAPADKRLVSVVHPLGTIVAHWRVPNAEPGVLKIGPIQRGVNMPVPPALDGLPRLFATAHLAALPQAFVAEAAAELTVHVAVHALDGAQRTYDLALVAADGTWLNMSLLGPAYRAIPHVTEHAEVRISVLPLKAGVVQSGGMALMLTSYTEGATTVPVSPPHILREWPCFVELVTIDTG
- a CDS encoding uncharacterized protein (EggNog:ENOG503P45F; COG:S), encoding MALQEAARAIDGTTPAALAALAAGLDEASTAELADMAIAAARFVPATDAATRSMDLDAVLAPPVHDAWCTREAAHEARILLERIPACEDVVAHVLETYIRPIFRKAAERARVQASGRAVPGARHPVWDDDVETWDDAQIVGGHPARGAPNVLAWCVATLGRTDAGAWERLWPHLVPPIMVLLDAPGARAKLLGACVAGNLLDPQAPASVPASLLHRTGLAALLGDALTSALHHMTDAEYGAPLLSAAIRARRGLATILYPDVDATADAFDAHARLFSEGVLAALSYCAPPSASAPAQRASPGTALGSARLQQALAGTAARWALVLCTDLGTPVLRFWNAYMDWATGWLSQAFAGCESLACPPRRGLSEVVTEITEGEQGEQEVIDAPDWATAGAVLVASVEACVRSACTLTHLAAQADREQQTVATLRLPAQLPGLAAWSEQLVCASARCYVRLSELSLDANAAASVASLKDALHALCTALLAADPILTTALGALHSEPRLRPLFTT